Proteins encoded by one window of Mustela erminea isolate mMusErm1 chromosome 5, mMusErm1.Pri, whole genome shotgun sequence:
- the LOC116590803 gene encoding ribonuclease pancreatic-like, translating into MAQERFFILFPLLVLVLLVLGSVQPSLAKESRADKFLRQHIDSNTSTVNASYCNQMMKRRNMTVGFCKPVNTFIHEPLPDVQVICFQGNVTCKNGKPNCHQSSSKMRITDCRLKKGSKYPKCDYETKQQEKFIIVACECVQYETVHFDGSV; encoded by the coding sequence ATGGCTCAGGAGAGGTTCTTCATCCTGTTCCCACTACTGGTCCTGGTGCTGCTGGTGCTGGGCAGTGTCCAGCCTTCTCTGGCCAAGGAGTCGAGGGCCGATAAGTTCCTGCGGCAGCACATAGACTCGAACACCTCCACCGTCAATGCCAGCTACTGCAACCAAATGATGAAGCGCCGGAATATGACGGTTGGATTTTGCAAGCCGGTGAACACGTTTATCCACGAGCCTCTGCCAGATGTCCAGGTCATCTGCTTCCAGGGAAATGTAACCTGCAAGAACGGGAAGCCCAACTGCCACCAAAGCAGTTCCAAAATGCGCATCACCGACTGCCGCCTGAAGAAAGGCTCCAAATACCCCAAATGCGACTACGAGACCAAGCAGCAAGAGAAATTCATCATCGTGGCCTGTGAGTGTGTACAGTACGAGACAGTCCACTTTGATGGTTCTGTGTAG